The Comamonas sp. lk genome contains the following window.
GCGCTGGCCGGCTTGCTGGCCAGCCAATCCATGCACCCTGCGTCGCGCAGCGTGGCGCAGGCAGCGGCCAAGGCCGGAGGATCGGCATCCGCCTGGGTGCTGGAGTCGGTGCAAGAACTGGCCGGGGCTGGTCTGCAGGCCAGTGTTCATGAAATCAATAGCGCATCCCGCAAGCTGCATCTGCGTTTGGGGTCGGCTGCGCATTGCGGTGTGGCCGAACTGGCGCCGCAGGCATCCGGGCAAAGCGTGCTCTTGGCACAAAAGACGCCGCAGGGCTGGCAGGCGCTGGCGCAATTTCATCTGAGCGAGGACCTGCGCGATGAGGCACCGCAAGTCATCAAGGCGCTCAAAGCGCATGGCGTAAGCGTGTGTTTGCTCTCTGGAGATCGCAATGCGGCCGTGCAGGCCGTGGCGCAAAAGCTTGGCATTACCCAGGCGCAGGGCGACTGCCAACCGCAGGACAAGCTCGAGCGCATGCAGGCCATGCAGGCGGCCGGTCATCAAGTGGCCATGGTGGGCGACGGCCTGAACGACGGCCCAGTTTTAGCTGGAGCGCATATCTCTTTTGCGTTTGGTAGAGCAGTACCGCTGGCACAATCACGATCAGACTTCGTGGTACTGGGAGACAGCCTGGAGTTAGCGCTGCAAAGCCTGTTGCTGGCCCGACGGACCTTGTCCGTGGTGCGCCAGAACCTGGGCTGGGCAGCAGCCTATAACGCGATCTCTATTCCTCTGGCCCTGATGGGCTGGATGCCTGCCTGGCTGGCAGGGCTTGGCATGGCGCTGAGCTCTTTGCTGGTCGTCGCTAACGCAGCCCGTCTAGCACGTGCGTTGCCGCTGCAGGTTGCAAATAGCAACGCGTCTGACCCCGCGCATCTTGCGCCGGGCACCGTCATGCCACTGACTCAAGGAGGCCGCTGATGGACATTCTCTATGTGTTGATACCGCTTTCGGTCGTGCTGGTGCTGGCCATTCTTGCGGCCCTTTGGTGGGCAGTTTACCGGGGACAGTTCGAGAGCGTGGAACAAGAAGGCGAGCGCATTCTTCGCGACGATTGATGTGGCTCAACGAGCCAGATGAGAAACCAATGAACACTTTGCAAGAAATCTAAGAGGTGCCCGATGGAAGCAACAAATAACAATGCTGTCTATTACGACGACAAAGTCGTAAGGCAGTTCTCTATCATGGCCGTGGTGTGGGGGGTGGTTGGTATGGCTGTAGGCGTGTTGATCGCCTCGCAGCTGGCTTGGCCCGAACTGAACTTCGGCATTCCCTGGCTCAGCTATGGCCGTCTGCGCCCGCTGCACACCAATGCCGTGATCTTTGCCTTTGGCGGCTGCGCGCTGTTCGCCACCAGCTACTACGTGGTGCAGCGCACCTGCCACACCAAGCTGTTCATGCCCAAGCTGGCCAGCCTGACCTTTTGGGCCTGGCAGTTGGTGATCGTGGGCGCGGCCATCAGCCTGCCTCTGGGCTACACCCAGGGCAAGGAGTACGCCGAGCTGGAATGGCCGATTGACCTGCTGATCACCGTGACC
Protein-coding sequences here:
- the ccoS gene encoding cbb3-type cytochrome oxidase assembly protein CcoS; the encoded protein is MDILYVLIPLSVVLVLAILAALWWAVYRGQFESVEQEGERILRDD